From Actinomycetota bacterium, one genomic window encodes:
- a CDS encoding metallophosphoesterase: MDLTIAHISDMHAGSPRFVPELMERAIDEINAAEPDLLIGTGDFTTAGYLREYEVALGYLERIRCGRSLYVPGNHDSRNVGYRIFEDLMGSRFGVLRSGGVTVLGLDSSEPDIDGGIVGREWYGWIKENLASDARLRICALHHHLLPVPGTGRDPSVAYDAGDVLEVLVASGADLVLTGHKHVPWVWRLEGLYVSTAGTVSTTQLRGLTQPCYSLIRVTGDRVRIDRCTPGGDAFTVADWCLSSRAEHSRQMDAVLEAVEPVRR; this comes from the coding sequence GTGGACCTCACCATCGCCCACATCTCCGACATGCACGCCGGCTCGCCCCGGTTCGTACCGGAGCTGATGGAGCGGGCCATCGACGAGATCAACGCCGCCGAGCCCGACCTGCTCATCGGGACGGGAGACTTCACGACCGCCGGGTACCTCCGCGAGTACGAGGTCGCGCTCGGCTACCTGGAGCGGATCCGCTGCGGACGGTCCCTGTACGTGCCGGGCAACCACGACTCGCGCAACGTGGGGTACCGGATCTTCGAGGACCTGATGGGCAGCCGGTTCGGCGTCCTGCGCAGCGGCGGCGTGACCGTCCTCGGGCTGGACTCCTCGGAGCCCGACATCGACGGCGGGATCGTAGGCCGGGAGTGGTACGGCTGGATCAAGGAGAACCTGGCGTCGGACGCGCGACTCCGCATCTGCGCGCTGCACCACCACCTGCTCCCCGTCCCCGGCACCGGGCGGGACCCGTCGGTCGCCTACGACGCGGGAGACGTCCTGGAGGTCCTGGTCGCCTCGGGGGCCGACCTGGTCCTCACCGGCCACAAGCACGTCCCGTGGGTATGGCGCCTGGAGGGGCTGTACGTCTCGACCGCCGGGACCGTCTCGACGACGCAGCTGCGCGGGCTCACCCAGCCCTGCTACAGCCTGATCCGCGTCACGGGGGACCGGGTCCGGATCGACCGCTGCACACCCGGGGGCGACGCCTTCACGGTCGCGGACTGGTGCCTCAGCTCGAGGGCCGAGCACAGCCGCCAGATGGACGCGGTGCTCGAGGCGGTCGAGCCCGTCCGTCGATGA
- a CDS encoding 2,3-diphosphoglycerate synthetase, which translates to MRIVALIDGEHYPPLVRSVLQDVASGGDEVVAAVFLGGSEKVGGGDPTDAYGVRTLTGEPTEALRSVLEELRPDRVLDLSDEPVVTPASRFRLATVALMQGVPYVGSDFELRPARQEPVLTKPAIRVIATGKRTGKTAVAGALARHAVSRGRRPAIVAMGRGGPHPPEVIEAGRAMTARDLIALADAGRHAASDYIEDAITSRVTTIGCRRVGGGMAGDVFASNVIDGARIAEGRDEDLVILEGSGASVPPVAAHAGLICVPAGAGPDALRLYLGPYRLLLADLAVVTMAEGPGTAEPILRAVHDVAPQVEALPAVLRPKPLEDVAGARVFFCSTAPPGVSDTLRRHLEATHGCEVVGVSHALADRSVLRRELDEAPGYDVLLTELKAGAIEVAARAADARGRRIVFADNELVGEGIEAAFDRLIGLAVERA; encoded by the coding sequence ATGAGGATCGTCGCTCTCATCGACGGCGAGCACTACCCGCCGCTGGTGCGGTCGGTCCTGCAGGACGTCGCCTCGGGCGGTGACGAGGTCGTGGCCGCGGTCTTCCTGGGCGGCTCGGAGAAGGTCGGTGGGGGAGACCCGACGGACGCGTACGGCGTCCGCACCCTGACCGGGGAGCCGACGGAGGCGCTGCGTTCCGTCCTCGAGGAGCTGCGTCCGGACCGCGTGCTCGACCTGTCCGACGAGCCCGTCGTCACCCCGGCGTCGAGGTTCCGGCTCGCCACCGTCGCGCTGATGCAGGGCGTGCCCTACGTGGGGTCCGACTTCGAGCTCCGTCCGGCCCGGCAGGAGCCGGTCCTGACGAAGCCGGCCATCCGCGTGATCGCGACCGGGAAGCGCACAGGCAAGACCGCCGTCGCAGGCGCTCTCGCCCGGCACGCGGTCTCCCGCGGGCGCCGGCCGGCGATCGTGGCCATGGGCCGGGGGGGCCCCCACCCCCCGGAGGTCATCGAGGCGGGGCGGGCGATGACGGCCCGCGACCTCATCGCGCTGGCCGACGCCGGACGGCACGCCGCGAGCGACTACATCGAGGACGCGATCACATCGCGGGTGACGACCATCGGCTGTCGTCGGGTCGGGGGCGGCATGGCGGGGGACGTGTTCGCGTCGAACGTGATCGACGGCGCCCGGATCGCCGAGGGCAGGGACGAGGACCTGGTGATCCTGGAGGGGTCGGGTGCGTCGGTCCCCCCGGTCGCCGCGCACGCCGGGCTGATCTGCGTCCCCGCCGGCGCCGGACCCGACGCCCTCCGGCTCTACCTCGGACCGTACCGACTATTGCTGGCCGACCTGGCCGTTGTTACTATGGCTGAGGGTCCCGGCACTGCCGAACCCATCCTCCGCGCCGTTCACGACGTAGCCCCACAGGTCGAGGCCCTCCCTGCGGTTCTCCGACCGAAACCGCTCGAGGACGTGGCGGGAGCGAGGGTCTTCTTCTGCAGCACGGCTCCCCCCGGGGTATCCGACACCTTGCGCCGTCATCTCGAGGCGACGCATGGATGCGAGGTGGTAGGTGTGAGTCACGCGCTGGCCGACCGGTCCGTGCTCCGGCGCGAGCTCGATGAGGCTCCCGGGTACGACGTCCTGCTCACCGAGTTGAAGGCCGGGGCGATCGAGGTCGCCGCAAGGGCTGCGGACGCCCGCGGCCGCAGGATCGTCTTCGCCGACAACGAGCTGGTCGGTGAGGGTATCGAAGCCGCGTTCGACCGGCTCATCGGCCTCGCCGTAGAGCGGGCCTGA